In a single window of the Penaeus monodon isolate SGIC_2016 chromosome 3, NSTDA_Pmon_1, whole genome shotgun sequence genome:
- the LOC119586851 gene encoding endocuticle structural glycoprotein SgAbd-1-like yields MPTRHHHPGLLRMCPPPKPRPTLPLPHPTGPTPLPLPQPTGSTPLPLPKPTGPTPLPPPPSSRPYTTAPPPTYLPPTPPKPPTYLPTTTTRTPSYTYGQTTTTEKPKYWFDWTVNDHYSGNEYNREEHRDGEKTEGFYKVLLPDTRVQKVTYTVDGDSGFVAEVTYEGEAKEPTHGHAYPASYSPYTPPFPSMALLIILDKLLSIIYYLIF; encoded by the exons ATGCCCACCCGCCACCACCACCCAGGCCTCTTACGTATGTGCCCCCCACCAAAGCCCCGCCCTACACTGCCCCTACCCCATCCTACCGGCCCTACACCACTGCCCCTACCCCAGCCTACCGGCTCTACACCACTGCCCCTACCCAAACCTACCGGTCCTacaccactgcccccccccccatcctcccggCCCTACACCACTGCCCCTCCCCCAACATACctgccccccacaccccctaaACCACCAACATACTTGCCCACCACCACTACCAGGACCCCATCCTATACATATgggcaaacaacaacaaca GAGAAGCCGAAGTACTGGTTCGATTGGACAGTAAACGACCATTATTCCGGCAACGAATATAACAGGGAGGAACACCGTGACGGAGAAAAGACCGAGGGATTCTACAAGGTTTTGCTTCCTGACACACGAGTCCAGAAAGTCACTTACACTGTCGACGGCGACTCCGGTTTCGTGGCTGAAGTTACTTAcgaaggagaggcgaaggaaCCTACACATGGACACGCTTATCCCGCCTCCTACTCCCCCTacactcctccttttccatctatGGCGCTCCTCATTATTCTCGATAAGCTTCTCtcaattatttattacttaatattctAG